One genomic region from Pyrobaculum islandicum DSM 4184 encodes:
- a CDS encoding TFIIB-type zinc ribbon-containing protein, which yields MIVQCPYCGARYEAPPGRKFYVCPYCGTVVSEGRTYERVYIFKPSVDKTAAFRTALNFRPVGAPEDLPTASPTGAELHFLPLYLYHITFEPLPELETYAAALALSKPPFRLPKGYVFPARWRTPFKPSLERAGVFHQPDLEPEEAFRSLDEVVDEAKTYASVFKTRVEINWSFEGIVYYPFWLLIYQYGGRSYSALVDGAEGSLLYLEYPLSKRGRAGGLALGLAAASGSAAVGALAAFFLGLPPEPGAFGGGLAGLGAFIRLTTFAAARKGQYEGETRL from the coding sequence ATGATTGTCCAGTGCCCCTACTGCGGGGCTAGGTACGAGGCTCCCCCGGGGAGGAAGTTCTACGTCTGCCCCTACTGCGGCACTGTTGTCAGCGAGGGGAGAACCTACGAGAGGGTCTATATATTCAAGCCCTCTGTAGACAAAACCGCGGCCTTCCGCACTGCGCTAAACTTCAGGCCTGTGGGGGCGCCGGAGGACCTCCCCACAGCCTCGCCGACTGGCGCCGAGCTACACTTCCTCCCCCTCTACCTCTACCACATAACTTTCGAGCCTCTCCCAGAGTTAGAGACCTACGCCGCCGCTCTCGCTCTGTCAAAGCCGCCTTTCAGATTGCCCAAAGGCTACGTCTTCCCGGCCAGGTGGAGGACTCCCTTCAAGCCCTCTCTAGAGAGGGCGGGGGTCTTCCACCAGCCAGACCTAGAGCCTGAGGAGGCCTTTAGATCTCTCGATGAGGTTGTAGACGAGGCGAAGACCTACGCCTCTGTCTTTAAGACTAGGGTAGAGATAAATTGGAGCTTCGAGGGCATTGTCTACTACCCCTTCTGGCTACTCATATATCAATACGGCGGGAGGAGCTACAGCGCTTTAGTAGACGGCGCCGAGGGCTCTCTCCTCTATCTAGAGTACCCCCTCTCTAAGAGGGGAAGGGCTGGGGGCCTGGCCCTAGGCCTAGCCGCGGCTTCTGGCTCCGCGGCCGTGGGCGCCCTCGCCGCCTTCTTCCTAGGCCTCCCGCCGGAGCCGGGGGCGTTTGGCGGGGGGCTCGCGGGGCTTGGTGCGTTTATTAGACTAACTACTTTCGCCGCCGCAAGAAAAGGCCAGTATGAGGGAGAGACGAGGCTATAG
- a CDS encoding pyridoxal phosphate-dependent aminotransferase: MFKWIRERPAEYDLASSGVAKIEVKPADEPPVEEILTSLYKISPRELALTAGAQEGLFLAFHAVRPKAVVTVAPEYEPIWRLPGAMGVRHVEVRDVWEAPLGPETVLVFSNPNNPTGRFLGRGELWELADEARRRGAVLIVDIIFSDFVTDDLGGLPLENAVYVHSTDKFYTSDYRLGWAFGDSRIVEKIRVFKDLANPGPRDLEKKAAAALLSRREEVKKRNLAVIDKNAAALLSAFPNAIYNPHMPIALVEVGCDDVAFAEGLLKRGVRVMPGTFMKAPRAVRVGLGVEPPPRFAQALGIFGEAFGNCRT; the protein is encoded by the coding sequence ATGTTTAAATGGATTAGAGAGAGACCCGCCGAGTACGACCTCGCCAGTAGCGGCGTGGCGAAGATAGAGGTCAAGCCGGCGGACGAGCCCCCCGTAGAAGAGATCCTCACCTCGCTCTACAAGATATCCCCCCGGGAGCTTGCTCTCACGGCAGGCGCCCAGGAGGGCCTCTTCCTGGCCTTCCACGCCGTGAGGCCGAAGGCCGTAGTGACAGTGGCCCCCGAGTATGAGCCAATATGGAGACTACCCGGCGCCATGGGAGTGAGGCACGTGGAGGTTAGAGACGTCTGGGAGGCCCCCCTCGGGCCGGAGACAGTCCTCGTGTTCTCAAACCCCAACAACCCCACGGGGAGGTTCCTCGGCCGGGGGGAGCTCTGGGAGCTCGCCGACGAGGCCAGGAGGCGGGGCGCCGTCCTTATTGTGGACATCATATTCTCCGACTTCGTCACAGACGACCTCGGCGGCCTCCCCCTTGAGAACGCCGTCTACGTCCACAGCACGGATAAATTCTACACAAGCGACTACAGACTCGGCTGGGCCTTCGGCGACTCTCGCATCGTGGAGAAGATACGCGTCTTCAAGGACTTGGCAAACCCGGGCCCCCGCGACTTGGAGAAAAAAGCCGCGGCGGCTCTTCTATCAAGGAGGGAGGAGGTGAAGAAGAGGAACCTCGCCGTGATAGATAAAAACGCCGCGGCTCTGCTCTCTGCGTTTCCAAACGCCATCTACAACCCCCACATGCCCATAGCCCTAGTGGAGGTGGGATGCGACGACGTCGCCTTCGCCGAGGGGCTTCTAAAACGGGGGGTCAGGGTCATGCCGGGGACCTTTATGAAGGCCCCCCGGGCTGTGAGAGTTGGACTAGGCGTAGAGCCTCCGCCCCGCTTCGCGCAAGCTCTGGGAATCTTTGGCGAGGCTTTTGGCAACTGCCGCACGTAG
- a CDS encoding ATP-binding protein, which translates to MISIRVPTREVDLDTYRRRVFETIRRYRLVEIRDVIYVAVSGGKDSCAALALLKEYIEEYRIDAEVRAFHINLGFRTSAKIEEAVRTLAEALGVGIHVVYARDYLDIEAAARATGRPICSVCGAVKRYLMNKVPRELGATKVATGHHAYDFLTYYIKNLVGRNHLWNFKILPRVEGGGLLVTKIRPLIFARPEENEEYCRRRGLPVSAVCCEYGLCGAAHAEVYEMLAAARRRDPDFDLKLIGGVVDFNMKFGRAEVEQLHKCKICGEPASGEICAVCKLRAAVAKSLAKDSQSLREAGRRLYA; encoded by the coding sequence GTGATTTCTATTAGAGTTCCAACGCGCGAAGTCGACTTAGACACATATAGGAGGAGAGTGTTTGAAACAATTAGGAGGTATAGACTTGTCGAGATAAGAGACGTAATATATGTGGCTGTGTCTGGGGGGAAAGACAGTTGTGCCGCCTTGGCCCTCTTGAAGGAGTACATAGAGGAGTATAGAATAGACGCCGAGGTGAGGGCGTTTCACATAAACCTCGGCTTTAGGACTTCTGCAAAGATCGAGGAGGCCGTTAGAACGCTTGCAGAAGCCCTCGGCGTGGGTATCCACGTGGTTTACGCCCGGGACTACTTAGACATCGAGGCGGCGGCGAGAGCCACGGGGCGGCCTATATGTTCTGTATGCGGCGCCGTCAAGCGCTACCTTATGAACAAAGTGCCGAGAGAACTCGGCGCTACTAAAGTGGCGACTGGCCACCACGCCTACGACTTCCTGACGTACTACATCAAGAACTTAGTTGGGCGTAACCACCTCTGGAATTTCAAAATTCTGCCCAGAGTGGAGGGCGGAGGCCTCCTAGTGACTAAAATCAGGCCTTTGATCTTCGCGCGGCCGGAGGAAAACGAGGAGTACTGCAGGCGGCGGGGCCTCCCGGTCAGCGCCGTTTGTTGTGAATACGGCCTCTGCGGCGCGGCCCACGCCGAGGTATACGAAATGCTGGCGGCAGCCAGGAGGAGAGACCCAGACTTCGACTTAAAGCTGATTGGGGGAGTTGTGGACTTCAACATGAAGTTTGGAAGGGCGGAGGTGGAGCAGTTACACAAGTGTAAGATCTGCGGCGAGCCGGCCAGCGGCGAGATATGCGCCGTGTGTAAACTACGTGCGGCAGTTGCCAAAAGCCTCGCCAAAGATTCCCAGAGCTTGCGCGAAGCGGGGCGGAGGCTCTACGCCTAG
- a CDS encoding RNA 2'-phosphotransferase gives MRDIRRCAVCGAYVEEEVHCGAPTAVVLDGATRLKISKLLSLALRHSPHVLGITLDVEGWADINAVVEGLRRAGLPASPQVLKAVAQLDDKGRFEIRDGRVRARYGHTIKVQIRYEVDLDTRLLYHGTALYVLPSILSQGILPMRRLYVHLAVDVETACLNARRRQNPAVVEVDADCVRKSGNPIYKATEKIRLTPYVPPTCVKKWAIC, from the coding sequence ATGCGCGACATCAGGCGTTGCGCCGTCTGCGGAGCTTACGTAGAGGAGGAAGTCCACTGCGGGGCGCCGACGGCGGTTGTGTTAGACGGCGCCACACGCCTCAAGATCTCCAAACTCCTATCCCTCGCCCTGCGCCACAGCCCCCACGTCTTAGGCATAACGCTAGATGTAGAAGGCTGGGCAGACATAAACGCAGTGGTGGAGGGCTTGCGGAGGGCCGGCCTCCCCGCAAGCCCACAGGTGCTGAAGGCCGTGGCCCAGCTAGACGACAAAGGCCGCTTCGAGATTAGAGACGGCCGGGTGAGGGCGCGCTACGGCCACACTATAAAGGTGCAGATCAGATACGAGGTCGACTTAGACACGCGGCTTCTCTACCACGGAACCGCCCTATACGTCCTGCCCTCTATCCTAAGCCAAGGCATCCTCCCCATGAGAAGACTCTACGTCCATCTGGCAGTGGACGTGGAGACGGCTTGTCTCAACGCAAGAAGAAGACAAAACCCGGCGGTGGTGGAGGTCGACGCAGACTGCGTCCGGAAGAGCGGCAACCCCATCTACAAAGCCACAGAAAAAATAAGGCTCACCCCCTACGTGCCCCCCACCTGCGTGAAGAAGTGGGCCATTTGCTAA
- a CDS encoding helix-turn-helix transcriptional regulator yields the protein MLVILNLTAPPVLILLLPAAMFGNYTLPAPPASDVAAFTPSGAALPTWVVGGNLYILQGGDPAVAIYVPRFENSSGVYKVSLGRGDIIIQAPPGVMIQDVNPLPRQTKLNKTGLYLYLTGPATVTYYFFKVEIKPPPTPPPPTTPATPTATTPPVTTPPATTPPATTPTPQPTPTATATPTPPSGAGAQVPMWLVGVAVVAVAAVAVVAYLLTRRGGGGGDCGDLHETDIAILKELEKRGGSAERGELQEALGLPKTTLHRHLHKLSKYGFVRLVQLGGSQRVELVRGCR from the coding sequence ATGCTGGTGATATTAAACCTCACCGCGCCTCCAGTCCTCATACTCCTCCTCCCAGCCGCCATGTTTGGAAACTACACGCTTCCCGCGCCTCCCGCCTCCGACGTGGCGGCCTTTACGCCGAGCGGCGCCGCCTTGCCCACCTGGGTAGTCGGCGGCAACCTGTATATACTACAGGGAGGAGACCCCGCCGTAGCTATATACGTCCCCCGGTTTGAAAACTCCAGTGGTGTGTATAAAGTAAGCCTAGGCAGGGGCGACATCATAATCCAAGCGCCTCCCGGGGTAATGATACAAGACGTAAACCCCCTGCCTAGACAGACGAAGCTGAACAAGACAGGCCTATATCTCTACCTCACAGGCCCCGCCACAGTCACGTACTACTTCTTCAAGGTAGAGATAAAGCCGCCCCCAACCCCGCCGCCTCCGACAACTCCAGCCACGCCAACGGCTACAACTCCTCCTGTAACTACGCCACCTGCCACAACGCCCCCGGCGACCACGCCTACGCCTCAGCCTACGCCGACTGCTACAGCAACTCCCACGCCGCCTTCTGGCGCCGGGGCGCAGGTGCCTATGTGGCTTGTTGGCGTGGCTGTTGTGGCGGTGGCGGCTGTGGCGGTTGTGGCTTATCTGTTGACTAGGAGGGGGGGCGGCGGGGGCGACTGCGGCGATTTACACGAGACGGATATAGCCATCCTCAAGGAGCTTGAGAAGAGGGGCGGCTCTGCCGAGAGGGGGGAGCTCCAGGAGGCTCTCGGCCTTCCGAAGACCACCCTCCACAGGCACCTCCACAAGCTCTCCAAATACGGCTTCGTGAGGCTGGTGCAGTTGGGCGGGTCCCAGAGGGTTGAGCTGGTTAGGGGCTGTAGGTGA
- a CDS encoding MBL fold metallo-hydrolase: MDFSPVGEESLGVRSMCFYVETRDVRILFDAGVSLAPRRFGLPPHPRELERARAVRAEILRLAEAADVVTVSHYHRDHFTPWYPSVYMATDGEMYKRVYRGKKVLMKSPQDLNWSQRRRHYGLSKALQETGAEAVYADGGEWTFGETRVAASPPLWHGPAGSKTGRVVGFAVSDGEERLVFLPDVEGPLEPEPIAFAREARPTVVVVGGPPTYLGWDLEKAIKNLAELVELRPHTLVLAHHLLRDMQWREKVAPLFELAERRGVEVATYASLAGRPEELLEARRRELYAKEPAAAVETGEGEEED; the protein is encoded by the coding sequence ATGGATTTTTCCCCGGTGGGGGAGGAGTCCCTCGGGGTTAGGTCGATGTGTTTCTATGTCGAGACTCGCGACGTGAGGATACTCTTCGACGCGGGGGTGTCCCTAGCGCCGAGGCGCTTCGGGCTGCCGCCGCACCCCCGGGAGTTGGAGAGGGCCCGGGCGGTGAGGGCTGAGATACTGCGGCTTGCAGAGGCCGCCGACGTGGTCACTGTCAGCCATTACCACCGAGACCACTTCACCCCCTGGTACCCCAGCGTTTATATGGCTACAGACGGCGAAATGTACAAGAGAGTGTACAGGGGGAAGAAGGTCCTCATGAAGAGCCCCCAAGACCTGAACTGGTCCCAGAGGAGGAGACACTACGGTCTCTCCAAGGCCCTCCAGGAGACGGGGGCGGAGGCGGTTTACGCAGACGGCGGCGAGTGGACCTTCGGGGAGACGAGGGTCGCCGCCTCCCCGCCCCTCTGGCACGGCCCCGCCGGGTCGAAGACGGGGCGTGTCGTCGGCTTTGCCGTCAGCGACGGCGAGGAGAGGCTTGTGTTTCTCCCAGACGTAGAGGGGCCTCTGGAGCCGGAGCCCATCGCCTTCGCCAGAGAGGCGAGGCCCACCGTGGTAGTCGTCGGGGGGCCGCCCACCTACCTCGGCTGGGATCTCGAGAAGGCGATTAAGAACCTCGCCGAGCTAGTGGAGCTGAGACCCCACACCCTAGTCCTCGCCCACCACCTCCTCCGGGATATGCAGTGGAGAGAGAAAGTGGCGCCTCTCTTTGAGCTGGCCGAGAGGAGGGGGGTGGAGGTGGCCACCTACGCCAGTCTCGCCGGGAGGCCCGAGGAGCTTTTGGAGGCCAGGAGGAGGGAGCTCTATGCCAAAGAGCCCGCCGCGGCTGTGGAGACGGGGGAGGGGGAAGAGGAGGACTAG
- the amrS gene encoding AmmeMemoRadiSam system radical SAM enzyme, translated as MIYSWPEVVYKVDESLLRLPNVRPSPYFETAGGAVVCKLCHRRCRLRDGAMGACGMRFSLGGRLYTAAYGLLTAAESRPMEIKPLYHFYPGTSAMTISTWGCNFPCAWCQNWHISKVASPVGRYVQPEEVVKWAVENGDSGVNISFNEPTLLAEYAEDLFKLARAAGLHTSINTNGYLTEEVLARLASAGMEGMNIDIKGGRQTYKRWLGADLDKMLSTARAAKRLGIYIEFTYLVIPGVNDDEADEVVNAVASFGRETPLHITAYHPAHRLYNPPTPPDLLESIWRRARRELDYVYVGNVPGHPGQHTYCPKCGYPVVKRYGDRAVRIELREGRCPRCGHEIPVRGRPGRYGNLYRAYL; from the coding sequence GTGATATACTCTTGGCCGGAGGTTGTCTATAAAGTCGACGAGAGTCTCCTCCGCCTGCCCAACGTGAGGCCCTCTCCCTACTTTGAGACTGCCGGCGGGGCTGTCGTATGTAAGCTCTGCCACCGCCGCTGTAGGCTGAGAGACGGCGCCATGGGGGCCTGCGGCATGAGATTTAGTCTCGGGGGCAGGCTCTACACAGCGGCATATGGCTTACTGACGGCGGCTGAATCTAGGCCCATGGAGATAAAGCCTCTCTACCACTTCTACCCCGGCACTTCGGCCATGACCATAAGCACGTGGGGCTGTAACTTCCCCTGCGCCTGGTGTCAAAACTGGCATATAAGCAAAGTGGCGTCTCCCGTGGGCCGCTACGTCCAACCAGAGGAGGTAGTTAAGTGGGCTGTGGAAAACGGAGACTCTGGCGTAAACATAAGCTTCAACGAGCCCACCCTTCTGGCGGAATACGCAGAGGATTTGTTCAAGCTGGCGAGGGCCGCTGGGCTACATACCTCTATAAATACCAATGGCTACCTCACTGAGGAAGTTCTGGCGCGACTAGCCTCTGCCGGCATGGAGGGCATGAACATAGACATAAAGGGGGGCAGGCAGACGTATAAAAGGTGGCTCGGGGCGGATTTAGACAAGATGCTCTCCACGGCCAGAGCGGCAAAGAGACTCGGCATCTACATAGAATTCACGTACTTGGTGATCCCGGGGGTAAACGACGACGAGGCAGACGAAGTAGTAAACGCCGTGGCCTCTTTCGGCCGAGAAACCCCGCTACATATCACGGCCTACCACCCGGCGCACAGGCTCTACAACCCGCCCACCCCGCCCGACCTTCTCGAATCTATATGGCGCAGGGCGAGGAGAGAGCTAGACTACGTATACGTGGGCAACGTACCTGGGCACCCGGGGCAACACACCTACTGCCCCAAGTGCGGATACCCCGTCGTCAAGAGATACGGCGACAGAGCTGTAAGAATAGAGCTAAGAGAGGGGAGGTGCCCCAGATGTGGCCACGAAATCCCCGTCAGAGGTAGGCCAGGCCGCTATGGCAACCTCTACCGCGCCTATCTCTAG
- a CDS encoding ABC transporter permease translates to MLLEILRLSWQALWERKGRTVGAIVGVVIAFSALSYALLLGQTFKDYTTRYFTSNFQTNVVYVTGTQFTDADVGTLSTIDGVEAAIPIASARGVVRISGQAAPIPVTVYGVDPALLRQLLPSNVVYDGEMVVGSSMVLIGYYVAFDRSTGQQRISVGSPLSLSIGRRSINAIASGILATGALGYIDTARGVVMDISSFRQATGVTTYSVVVLVLRDPSLVEQVANDVRAAFPNVDVISPQTVLQTINSFLTSFQLFLGLIAGVSTIITALWLYDTMSIGVVQRTKEIGVLRALGYKRRHVLAMFLGEAAIVALLGVAIGVALLFPLSQMGLPFGSQSASAATPRTAPHPTFNISHIEVDPLIVAATAALVIGINLLGALLPAYRASRINIVAALRYE, encoded by the coding sequence GTGTTGTTGGAGATCTTGAGGCTGTCTTGGCAAGCCCTCTGGGAGAGGAAGGGGAGGACGGTGGGGGCTATCGTCGGCGTCGTCATTGCCTTCTCGGCGCTGAGCTACGCCTTGCTCCTCGGCCAGACCTTTAAGGACTATACCACGCGGTATTTCACCTCTAACTTCCAGACCAATGTGGTGTATGTCACAGGGACGCAGTTTACAGACGCAGACGTCGGCACTCTGTCGACTATCGACGGCGTGGAGGCGGCTATCCCCATAGCCAGCGCCAGAGGCGTCGTCAGGATCTCGGGCCAGGCCGCGCCTATCCCAGTCACCGTATACGGCGTTGACCCTGCCCTCTTGAGACAACTCTTGCCGTCTAATGTAGTATACGATGGGGAGATGGTCGTTGGCTCTAGCATGGTGTTAATTGGATATTACGTAGCCTTCGACAGATCTACGGGACAACAGAGGATTTCCGTCGGGTCGCCCCTCTCCCTCTCCATAGGCCGGAGGTCGATAAACGCCATCGCCTCGGGGATATTGGCCACCGGGGCCCTGGGCTATATAGACACCGCCAGGGGGGTGGTGATGGACATCTCGTCCTTCCGCCAAGCCACTGGCGTGACGACGTACAGCGTGGTTGTGCTCGTGCTTAGAGACCCCTCTCTCGTGGAGCAAGTGGCTAACGACGTGAGAGCCGCCTTCCCCAACGTAGACGTGATATCCCCCCAGACGGTGCTCCAGACTATAAACAGCTTCTTGACCTCCTTCCAACTCTTCCTCGGCCTAATAGCTGGGGTGAGTACAATCATCACCGCCCTCTGGCTCTACGACACTATGTCCATAGGCGTAGTCCAGAGGACCAAGGAGATAGGAGTTCTGAGGGCCCTCGGCTACAAGAGGAGACACGTGCTGGCCATGTTCCTCGGGGAGGCCGCCATAGTTGCCCTCCTCGGCGTCGCCATTGGGGTCGCTCTGCTATTCCCCCTCTCGCAGATGGGGTTGCCCTTCGGTAGCCAAAGCGCCTCTGCCGCCACGCCCCGCACGGCTCCCCACCCCACCTTCAACATATCTCACATTGAAGTAGATCCGCTTATTGTCGCAGCAACAGCCGCGCTTGTCATTGGGATAAACCTACTGGGCGCCCTTCTCCCAGCTTATAGAGCCAGTAGAATAAACATAGTGGCTGCCCTCCGTTACGAATGA
- a CDS encoding winged helix-turn-helix domain-containing protein: MARKRRTRLEIIADILEILSTGCRPPTRLATEANLAYDRMAKIVEALVKKGLVKEDYGVFCITQEGYRLLETYRQWRCFLDTLGI, translated from the coding sequence ATGGCACGGAAGAGGCGCACCAGGCTAGAGATAATTGCCGACATACTAGAGATTTTATCCACAGGCTGTAGACCGCCGACGCGGCTGGCCACAGAGGCCAACTTGGCATATGACCGTATGGCAAAGATAGTAGAGGCTCTCGTCAAAAAGGGCCTAGTCAAAGAAGACTACGGAGTTTTCTGTATTACACAAGAGGGGTATAGACTGCTAGAGACTTACCGACAGTGGAGATGTTTTCTAGACACACTTGGCATATAA
- a CDS encoding ABC transporter substrate-binding protein: MWRLAASLLLLALSVSSATVLTRADQLSIDAAYPILRKYIPDIRIIPADPTQWRGLIERGDVDFLWAGAPVLYEALLREGYLAPMPDVPELRQMPERAGGILLKRMGPDGKTYYVVYGLLGYVIGYSNEALAKAGVQLACSWAALASPNLTKYYLQTGAKPVVLARPTKSTSTAAMMQLVTEIYGWEEGWRLLTAMAAHSRFVDSSGAVRDVVKRGEALFGPMVDYYVFIAGLDYCIPADGTDILFDPIAVPRGANATAAALLTRVFLTELEKRLIDRYILPGNLALLDSPDVNQTKAAVLKRHLDKLMKAKVLAVPPEKSASYYYSFIYYYEATLVDLQDQLTSVWAKLVDAYYSGRISRQQFERLWRLLGAPVNYTDPATGQTRAFTYQDAVAINDKIAGDPTYRDRLVQAWREAARAKYQRVEAELEKLLTQTQATPPEQSIAITTLAAAVVVILAVALFLIKRRRT, encoded by the coding sequence ATGTGGCGGCTGGCGGCGTCGCTATTACTCCTGGCTTTATCTGTCTCCTCCGCCACGGTGTTGACTAGAGCAGACCAACTCTCTATTGACGCGGCGTATCCAATACTACGGAAGTATATACCAGACATTAGGATAATCCCCGCAGACCCCACCCAATGGAGGGGGCTCATAGAGAGGGGAGACGTAGACTTCCTCTGGGCCGGCGCGCCGGTGCTTTACGAAGCCCTCCTGCGGGAGGGCTACCTAGCCCCCATGCCAGATGTCCCAGAGCTTAGACAAATGCCAGAGAGGGCGGGGGGTATTTTACTCAAGCGGATGGGGCCAGATGGGAAGACGTACTACGTGGTCTACGGTCTCTTAGGCTATGTAATTGGCTATAGCAACGAGGCCCTCGCCAAGGCGGGAGTTCAGCTTGCGTGTAGCTGGGCGGCCCTCGCCTCGCCGAATCTCACTAAATACTACCTACAGACAGGCGCTAAGCCCGTCGTCCTCGCGCGGCCTACCAAGTCCACCTCCACAGCCGCGATGATGCAACTGGTGACAGAGATATACGGCTGGGAGGAGGGCTGGAGACTCCTCACCGCCATGGCGGCTCACTCTAGATTTGTTGACTCAAGTGGCGCAGTGCGAGACGTCGTAAAGAGAGGCGAGGCTCTCTTCGGCCCCATGGTTGACTACTACGTCTTTATCGCAGGGCTTGACTACTGTATTCCGGCAGACGGCACAGACATACTCTTTGACCCCATCGCCGTGCCTCGGGGCGCCAATGCCACAGCAGCGGCTTTATTAACCAGAGTCTTCCTCACCGAGTTAGAGAAGAGACTTATAGATAGGTATATACTGCCCGGCAATCTAGCTCTGTTAGACTCCCCAGACGTAAACCAGACTAAAGCCGCAGTTTTAAAACGCCATTTAGACAAGCTCATGAAGGCAAAGGTATTGGCAGTGCCGCCTGAAAAAAGCGCGTCGTATTACTACTCCTTTATCTACTACTACGAGGCCACTCTAGTAGATCTCCAAGACCAGCTCACCTCCGTCTGGGCGAAGCTAGTAGACGCCTACTACTCCGGCAGAATATCTAGACAACAGTTTGAAAGACTGTGGCGCCTCTTGGGAGCGCCAGTGAACTACACAGACCCCGCCACAGGCCAGACTAGGGCCTTTACATATCAAGACGCCGTCGCAATAAACGACAAAATAGCGGGAGACCCCACCTATAGAGATAGACTTGTCCAGGCATGGAGAGAGGCCGCCAGGGCGAAATATCAGAGAGTAGAGGCCGAGTTAGAAAAGCTACTTACGCAGACTCAAGCCACGCCGCCTGAACAGTCTATAGCAATTACAACACTGGCGGCGGCCGTTGTAGTTATACTAGCCGTAGCGCTCTTTTTAATAAAGAGGAGAAGAACTTAA
- a CDS encoding acetyl-CoA C-acetyltransferase gives MSAVGKRLENVYIVAFARTAFTRFSRKEPQKDDFWDVRPEELAAVPVRAILEKTGVKPEDVEDLLTGTALPVGEQWLYGGRHVVFAAKLPYTIPAAHIDRQCASSITTVAFGAMEVATGMADVVIAGGVEKMSKTPMYENPHIEINPKFLTDEEYVRLYNLPIGYVMGLTAERLAEVSGIKREEMDMWSLRSHRRAAEAYEKGYFKDEIVPVAVEKDGQRKVVDRDQSVRPDTSLEALAKLPPVFKPDGVITAGNSSPLNSGAAYIMLVSGEVVKKHGLQPLAKIRAVAFAGVPPEVMGMGPVPASKKALEKAGLTVKQIGRWEINEAFAVVTLYAIKQLGLDPEIVNTRGGAIAIGHPLGATGARIIGTLARQMQIDGVDYGVATLCVGGGQGAAVVLERV, from the coding sequence ATGTCTGCAGTAGGTAAAAGACTTGAAAATGTCTATATAGTGGCGTTTGCAAGAACTGCCTTTACGAGATTTTCTAGGAAGGAGCCTCAGAAAGACGACTTTTGGGACGTAAGACCGGAGGAGTTGGCGGCGGTGCCTGTGAGGGCGATTTTAGAAAAAACTGGCGTCAAGCCGGAAGATGTAGAAGATCTCTTGACAGGGACAGCTCTGCCGGTAGGCGAGCAGTGGCTCTACGGCGGCCGCCATGTTGTTTTCGCCGCCAAACTGCCTTACACAATTCCGGCGGCGCATATAGATAGACAGTGCGCCTCTTCAATTACTACAGTGGCTTTTGGAGCTATGGAAGTGGCAACGGGTATGGCCGACGTGGTAATAGCTGGCGGCGTCGAAAAAATGTCTAAGACCCCTATGTATGAAAACCCACATATTGAGATAAATCCTAAATTTCTTACAGACGAGGAGTATGTAAGACTATACAATCTGCCAATTGGCTACGTCATGGGGCTCACCGCCGAGAGACTAGCCGAGGTCTCGGGCATAAAGAGGGAGGAGATGGACATGTGGTCTCTTAGAAGCCACAGGAGGGCGGCAGAGGCGTATGAAAAGGGCTATTTCAAAGACGAGATAGTGCCCGTCGCGGTGGAAAAAGACGGCCAGAGGAAAGTTGTAGATAGAGACCAGTCTGTTAGGCCAGACACAAGCCTCGAGGCGCTTGCCAAACTCCCGCCTGTGTTTAAGCCAGATGGCGTAATAACTGCGGGCAACTCCTCGCCTTTAAACTCCGGCGCTGCATATATAATGCTTGTCTCTGGCGAAGTTGTGAAAAAACACGGCCTTCAACCTCTGGCTAAGATTAGGGCTGTGGCTTTCGCCGGAGTGCCGCCTGAGGTTATGGGCATGGGCCCCGTGCCTGCGTCGAAAAAAGCGCTTGAGAAGGCCGGACTTACGGTCAAACAGATAGGGAGGTGGGAGATAAATGAGGCTTTTGCCGTAGTTACGCTATATGCAATTAAACAACTCGGCCTAGACCCCGAGATTGTTAACACAAGAGGCGGCGCCATCGCCATAGGCCACCCGCTGGGGGCCACAGGCGCGAGGATAATAGGCACGTTGGCTAGACAGATGCAGATAGACGGCGTTGACTACGGCGTGGCTACTCTTTGCGTCGGCGGTGGGCAAGGCGCCGCCGTAGTTTTAGAAAGAGTATAA